One Clostridium estertheticum DNA segment encodes these proteins:
- a CDS encoding two-component system sensor histidine kinase NtrB produces the protein MLKWILNKGLRFQIILILLIVLMVPAGVLTWSLVFPSKASKVFRTMQEDRQSNLLLYIDENLNKEQLYNLNQNKEDISKDGEELASKLKSFSRTVRETSLGIYLPKYKKTYTFGNIHSNAMTLPQEQPGSEFFQSLDEVAETKKDKVQYINYKNREILMCFHAIKYNSEVTGVTWVATAIPPEFRYERPVLAYVGIFGPAGLIIGLILMIIIVNNSNKSIYKIGRGLELMSRDLSYRLDPMDGDIGKVAKSINIMANSLEKKERLEEQLKRSEKLASLGQMISGVAHEIRNPLSIIRGTVQLMEKNFKNVEGLEEYVRIVVEQSDRENNVIQELLDYARPSKQLMMRLNINVLINGVLSFTNKYIGEKHVRLNLELEDEMPELLMDCDKIKQVFVNMILNACEAMEAGGTLSIRTEKDDKWVRTYFEDTGVGMDELEIKNIFNPYYTTKPKGTGLGLAISNGIIEMHGGYIKVTSKKGEGSNFVVELPISDKEGDSVG, from the coding sequence ATGCTGAAATGGATATTAAATAAAGGACTAAGGTTTCAAATAATACTAATATTATTAATAGTACTAATGGTTCCTGCAGGGGTATTAACCTGGAGCCTTGTATTTCCCTCTAAAGCTTCAAAAGTATTTAGGACCATGCAAGAGGATAGGCAAAGTAATTTATTGCTATACATAGATGAAAATTTGAACAAGGAGCAGTTATACAATTTAAATCAAAACAAAGAGGACATATCAAAAGATGGCGAAGAATTAGCTTCAAAGCTTAAATCATTTTCTAGGACAGTAAGAGAGACAAGCCTCGGAATCTATCTACCGAAATATAAAAAGACATATACCTTTGGCAATATTCATAGCAATGCTATGACATTACCGCAAGAGCAACCGGGAAGTGAATTTTTTCAAAGTTTAGATGAAGTAGCAGAAACGAAAAAAGATAAAGTTCAATATATAAACTATAAAAACCGAGAAATTTTAATGTGTTTTCATGCCATAAAATATAATTCAGAGGTTACTGGTGTTACTTGGGTTGCTACAGCTATTCCACCTGAATTCCGTTATGAGAGGCCGGTACTCGCATATGTAGGTATATTTGGACCGGCTGGACTAATAATAGGACTAATTTTAATGATAATAATAGTAAATAACTCAAATAAAAGTATTTATAAAATTGGACGTGGGCTGGAACTTATGTCAAGGGACCTTTCCTATAGGCTTGATCCCATGGACGGTGATATAGGTAAGGTTGCAAAATCAATTAATATTATGGCGAATTCCCTTGAAAAGAAAGAAAGGTTAGAGGAACAGCTAAAAAGGTCAGAAAAGCTTGCGTCTCTAGGACAAATGATATCAGGAGTAGCACATGAAATTAGGAATCCATTAAGCATAATAAGAGGAACTGTTCAGCTCATGGAAAAAAACTTTAAAAATGTAGAGGGCTTAGAGGAGTATGTAAGAATAGTTGTGGAACAATCTGATCGAGAAAATAATGTTATCCAAGAGCTTTTAGATTACGCAAGGCCGTCAAAACAGTTAATGATGAGACTTAACATTAATGTTTTGATAAATGGAGTTTTGTCCTTCACCAATAAATATATTGGAGAAAAGCATGTAAGGTTAAACCTGGAATTAGAAGATGAAATGCCGGAGCTTTTAATGGACTGTGATAAAATCAAACAGGTTTTTGTTAATATGATTTTAAATGCCTGTGAAGCTATGGAGGCTGGCGGAACTCTAAGTATAAGAACTGAAAAAGATGATAAATGGGTAAGAACCTATTTTGAAGATACAGGAGTAGGAATGGATGAACTGGAAATAAAAAATATATTTAATCCCTATTATACTACTAAGCCAAAGGGCACAGGACTTGGACTTGCAATAAGCAACGGGATAATTGAAATGCATGGCGGATATATAAAAGTTACCAGTAAAAAAGGTGAAGGGTCAAATTTTGTTGTAGAATTACCAATTAGTGATAAGGAAGGTGATAGTGTTGGGTAA
- a CDS encoding acyltransferase family protein — protein MQRILQIDYLKGLAIIFVILIHTMTVKQLDFIGAPYYILQAVPVFLFLFGYNTTHSYVIRGMNNLKSCYERAYLTKRIKKILVPYAYIWILQLLVIIILKMPITKQDIIYNFIIGGWGPGGYFIPIILQLILIIPLLYKAAQYNRYFMLISSFIINMGFELFSYYANISNSIYRVVAIRYLFIVALGVYLALYEIKNRKILFVGALFSLIYITSINYFGLNLPVFHAWKSQNAPSFVWPFVLVLVGLNKLPAYSRTFIGLVLAKIGQRSYHIFLFQSVFFIFLPNVTRHLKSYFSITLYFTIPVNILSCVFLGIAFYYCENKISNFLNLYKQK, from the coding sequence ATGCAACGTATATTACAAATTGATTATTTGAAAGGTCTTGCTATTATTTTTGTAATACTTATACATACTATGACAGTGAAACAACTAGATTTTATTGGGGCACCCTATTATATATTACAGGCAGTTCCAGTTTTTTTGTTTTTATTTGGATACAACACTACACACTCCTATGTAATTCGTGGGATGAATAATTTGAAAAGCTGTTATGAAAGAGCATATTTAACTAAAAGAATTAAAAAGATTTTAGTGCCCTATGCTTATATTTGGATATTGCAATTACTTGTCATCATAATTTTAAAAATGCCCATAACAAAGCAGGACATAATTTATAACTTTATAATAGGAGGTTGGGGACCAGGAGGTTATTTTATACCTATAATACTACAATTAATATTAATAATTCCTTTGCTCTATAAGGCTGCACAATATAATAGATACTTTATGCTAATATCATCCTTTATTATAAATATGGGTTTTGAACTATTTTCATATTATGCTAATATATCTAATTCTATTTATAGAGTTGTAGCAATCAGATATTTGTTTATAGTAGCACTAGGAGTTTATTTGGCCTTGTATGAGATAAAAAATAGAAAAATACTTTTTGTGGGAGCTTTATTTAGCTTAATATATATAACTAGCATAAACTATTTCGGGTTAAATCTACCTGTGTTTCATGCGTGGAAAAGCCAAAATGCACCATCATTTGTGTGGCCATTTGTCTTAGTGTTAGTTGGGTTAAATAAATTACCAGCATATTCGAGAACATTTATTGGCCTGGTATTAGCAAAAATCGGTCAAAGGTCATATCATATTTTTTTATTTCAATCAGTATTTTTTATATTTCTACCAAATGTGACGAGACATCTAAAAAGCTACTTTAGTATTACTCTTTACTTTACTATTCCAGTAAATATACTTTCATGTGTATTTTTAGGAATAGCATTTTATTACTGCGAGAATAAAATTTCTAACTTTTTAAATTTATATAAGCAAAAGTAG
- a CDS encoding S-layer homology domain-containing protein, producing the protein MNKKITSSVLAAVMIAGTTSFSAFAAMASGTVVIGNKAFDINYVNDPANLAEITNEIVKGGTIYVKGFDGNWVDNVTGLKVAASMIPAVTYKGIDNKEVPFAAGDKDAVTTPTVTSVSAVNARTLEIKFNMAVDATDAAITTKYDVVGESITKAVVAEDGKTVTLTTADELNVSNAKVTVSPIKTKADTTVLTPEFNTLLTFVDTTPLAVKSIDAKGTTAVITFDEPVKDQGTVSLDGVQLATTQYTLSDNTLTITGLTADKSYKVDIVGATDFAGNMSNPIAVNFTVAKLVVDSSKPTVSSTVNGTEITFDFSEELSKQNLDATVGPNTTVEEYAKVTVGTSVFYLTDAQIKDTTDKTKFTLDAVSALDTAKFINTTVKVEGQKDLASNAGDAFEFNATLAKDTTPATLSSNSTKLLVADNTAVTTDVDALYLTFNEPVKVNGNLTLKTKNGIVYTTGAVTAINEVAGTGFDVDGNGKIEGFEKNTIKVDMDLDSNSAYTFQLAAGSVTDMSGNVNGTAITFDATSGTFQVLPGTVTASLVFGTTPVVVDNTNNRVFTAEYASNVTASATIAANYTLGGKALPSGTELQFVDGTKKVRFTLPEGSITANGSYVLEAKNVVDAAGNTLKDGKATVLVPLKESVAPIASKVTVVDSRNLTVGFSEVLVAQAAPTGVIVRINGIVAPAVATVNASGEVAIKTTNDYSLTDTITVELKASNLADTNGNNVKDGVISK; encoded by the coding sequence ATGAATAAGAAAATTACAAGTTCAGTTCTCGCTGCTGTAATGATAGCAGGAACAACATCTTTCTCAGCGTTTGCTGCAATGGCTAGTGGTACTGTGGTAATAGGAAACAAAGCATTTGACATAAATTACGTTAATGATCCAGCAAATCTTGCTGAAATCACTAATGAAATAGTTAAAGGTGGTACAATTTATGTTAAAGGTTTTGACGGAAATTGGGTAGACAATGTTACAGGATTAAAAGTAGCAGCAAGTATGATACCAGCTGTAACTTATAAAGGCATTGATAATAAAGAAGTTCCATTTGCTGCTGGAGATAAAGATGCAGTAACTACTCCAACTGTAACATCAGTAAGTGCAGTTAACGCTAGAACTCTTGAAATTAAATTTAACATGGCAGTTGATGCTACAGATGCTGCAATTACAACAAAATATGATGTTGTTGGGGAAAGTATTACAAAGGCAGTAGTTGCAGAAGATGGCAAAACTGTTACTTTAACAACTGCTGACGAGTTAAATGTATCAAATGCTAAAGTTACAGTTTCACCAATAAAAACAAAAGCTGATACTACTGTTCTAACTCCTGAGTTCAACACATTGCTTACATTTGTAGATACAACTCCACTTGCTGTTAAATCTATTGATGCAAAAGGAACTACAGCTGTTATTACTTTTGATGAACCAGTAAAAGATCAAGGAACAGTAAGTTTGGATGGTGTTCAACTTGCTACTACTCAATATACATTATCTGATAACACACTAACAATCACAGGATTAACTGCTGATAAATCTTATAAAGTAGATATTGTCGGAGCAACTGATTTCGCTGGAAATATGTCCAACCCTATCGCTGTTAACTTTACAGTAGCTAAACTAGTAGTTGATAGTTCAAAGCCAACTGTATCTTCTACAGTTAATGGAACTGAAATAACTTTTGATTTCTCAGAAGAATTATCTAAGCAAAATCTTGATGCAACTGTTGGTCCAAACACAACTGTTGAAGAGTATGCAAAAGTAACTGTAGGAACTAGTGTTTTCTACTTAACTGATGCTCAAATAAAAGATACTACTGATAAAACTAAATTCACTCTAGATGCAGTATCTGCTTTAGATACAGCGAAATTCATAAATACAACTGTTAAAGTAGAAGGACAAAAGGATCTAGCTTCCAATGCTGGAGATGCATTTGAATTCAATGCTACTCTAGCTAAAGATACAACTCCTGCTACTCTTTCATCTAATTCAACTAAATTGTTGGTAGCTGATAATACAGCTGTTACTACAGATGTAGATGCACTATACCTTACTTTTAACGAACCAGTAAAAGTTAACGGTAATTTAACTCTAAAAACTAAAAACGGTATTGTTTATACTACTGGAGCTGTGACAGCTATAAATGAAGTTGCTGGAACTGGTTTTGATGTTGATGGTAACGGTAAAATTGAGGGTTTTGAAAAGAATACTATTAAAGTTGATATGGACTTAGATAGTAACTCAGCATACACTTTCCAATTAGCGGCTGGATCTGTAACAGACATGTCTGGAAATGTAAATGGAACTGCTATTACATTTGATGCTACATCTGGTACTTTCCAAGTTTTACCTGGAACAGTTACAGCTTCATTAGTTTTTGGAACTACACCAGTTGTAGTTGATAATACTAATAATAGAGTATTCACAGCTGAGTATGCTTCAAACGTTACTGCGTCAGCAACAATTGCTGCTAACTATACTCTTGGCGGAAAAGCATTACCTTCTGGAACTGAACTTCAGTTTGTAGATGGTACTAAAAAAGTAAGATTCACATTACCTGAAGGATCTATCACTGCTAATGGTAGCTATGTTCTTGAAGCTAAGAATGTTGTAGATGCGGCTGGAAATACTTTGAAAGATGGCAAAGCAACTGTACTAGTTCCACTAAAAGAAAGTGTTGCTCCAATAGCTTCAAAAGTAACTGTAGTTGATAGCAGAAATTTAACTGTTGGATTCTCTGAAGTACTTGTAGCACAGGCAGCTCCTACAGGAGTTATTGTGAGAATTAATGGAATTGTTGCTCCTGCAGTAGCTACTGTAAATGCTAGTGGTGAGGTGGCTATTAAAACTACTAACGACTACTCATTAACAGATACAATTACTGTTGAGTTAAAAGCTTCAAACTTAGCAGATACAAATGGAAATAATGTTAAAGATGGTGTTATTTCTAAATAA
- a CDS encoding cell wall hydrolase, with product MINFRPLKTIFLTSVLTIGIPMIASQNVFADTLTTKPYTVKSGDCLSVIAHNFGESLNNLREANNKWNDLIFPGQVLKVPETTSSTAAQTKSTAIKYTASDLDMLARLITAEAQGEPYNAQVAVGAVVVNRVKHNLFPNSISAVINQKTNGNYEFTPVLNGNINRPASESAVKAAQEALSGNDPTNSALFFYDGVTPKALTSPQPVSIVIGNMTFVYLIK from the coding sequence ATGATCAATTTTAGACCACTAAAAACAATTTTTCTAACATCAGTATTAACAATCGGTATCCCAATGATTGCATCACAAAATGTATTTGCAGATACATTAACAACCAAACCTTATACTGTAAAAAGTGGGGATTGCTTGTCTGTGATAGCTCATAATTTTGGAGAATCATTAAATAATTTAAGGGAAGCTAATAACAAGTGGAACGATCTTATTTTTCCGGGACAAGTTCTCAAGGTTCCTGAAACAACTAGCTCTACTGCAGCGCAAACCAAATCTACGGCTATAAAATATACAGCAAGTGATTTGGACATGCTAGCTAGATTAATAACGGCCGAAGCACAAGGAGAGCCTTATAATGCTCAAGTTGCTGTAGGTGCAGTAGTTGTAAACAGAGTTAAGCACAACCTCTTTCCAAATTCAATAAGTGCTGTTATTAATCAAAAAACAAATGGTAATTATGAATTTACGCCGGTACTGAATGGTAACATTAATAGACCTGCAAGTGAAAGTGCTGTGAAGGCTGCACAGGAAGCACTTAGTGGAAACGATCCAACAAATAGTGCATTGTTTTTTTACGATGGGGTTACTCCCAAGGCATTGACTTCACCACAACCAGTTTCCATAGTAATAGGGAATATGACATTTGTATACTTGATAAAATAA
- a CDS encoding Ig-like domain-containing protein — protein sequence MNKRITSSVLTALMIAGSTSFSAFAAMPSGTVVIGSKAFDLAYVNDQANLVEIGSAIVAGGAVYVKNFQGDWINNTNGLKVEASVIPAVVYKNAEKEIKFDAADKDAAGVKDTSYLATFTNITNAITNTSNVVYFTAVDQYGKTYNIVTDSSYKVTATVNGMPLTREVTLGAENNMAKITIAKELVENDAVVVKVEKFDKDATDKTAKLITSISSAYIVAKDGIISPKSIIGVSSSVDTILAGDAGVTLTADIRNQFNNPMSDAGTDKTLVRWVVDAGMDLIDDTGILGNESQTDNDTQLNKVTFKAIKPGKITISAYNIANGAKATYTVQVGQAKLTAVRLTSENPVTKFNNEDIKYNKIARNDGVLLTPNMIKFNVTAKTVNTVASDITVTATLRGGTSADKSDIVISAKTAKVGRYEVTPYVGTAFDAEATIKSEKFEVVTTLNPVATKINAITLSKLKVDIKQTSNLVIRNTHNEVIDVTSNNVNVSVLKNGVVSNKVIVEKLDKDGKIATTEAVKSLRFAAIEAGDYTVRVNVNGTAATYDVVVSAEVTSLQSIELGDNIADYSIVANAVAPVYRVISVKDNKGDKITPDTKDWTISTKNGANVIASFASIVYYKHNEKGLIIDATSVDAEGIAVKFAPNAASVNNYAVDTTLAVIVGSKAIDGAGVIKDTLNVTVKAKSTVKTITLADTTIAIIPGATVKKEIVILDQYARAITDPAMVTATTADGTKVSAVVSYDVLAKKMYVTYTGKKTGTDTIVVKSMADDAIKLTVNVTIGDNTNINSIAFDANNYKVYNSTDDTKDQTVLLTYKVNGGAIDVPASAISVIADSSLVTVTKAGSTISVKAKANDATTGIGDKDSLITISILTANGKTSSIYLTFSDDALIVDKSTVVIKDTVDERKDVAGVQLLIGKDEDGNANLETTGQIVLLGKDQYGIEKEVQAETTWASTNDEVATVNATGIVTAVKPGKTTVTGFYKGNLYTIEVEVAEGI from the coding sequence ATGAACAAGAGAATTACAAGTTCTGTTCTTACTGCTTTAATGATAGCGGGATCAACATCTTTCTCAGCTTTTGCTGCAATGCCGAGTGGTACAGTTGTAATAGGTAGCAAAGCTTTTGACTTAGCTTATGTTAATGACCAAGCAAACCTTGTTGAAATAGGTAGTGCGATAGTTGCAGGTGGAGCAGTTTATGTTAAAAATTTTCAAGGGGATTGGATTAACAATACAAATGGATTAAAAGTAGAAGCTAGTGTTATACCAGCTGTAGTTTATAAGAATGCTGAAAAAGAAATTAAATTTGATGCTGCAGATAAAGATGCAGCAGGTGTTAAGGATACATCATACCTAGCAACATTTACTAATATAACAAATGCAATTACCAATACATCCAATGTTGTTTATTTTACAGCAGTAGATCAATATGGAAAGACTTATAATATAGTAACAGATTCTTCTTATAAAGTAACAGCAACAGTAAATGGCATGCCTTTAACAAGAGAAGTAACATTAGGGGCAGAGAATAATATGGCAAAAATCACAATAGCAAAAGAATTGGTTGAAAATGACGCTGTAGTTGTTAAAGTAGAAAAATTTGATAAAGATGCAACAGATAAAACGGCTAAATTAATAACTTCAATAAGCTCTGCATACATAGTGGCAAAAGATGGAATCATTTCTCCTAAGTCAATTATAGGGGTATCTTCATCCGTAGATACTATCTTAGCAGGGGATGCAGGGGTAACTTTAACAGCTGATATAAGAAATCAATTTAACAACCCAATGTCAGATGCAGGTACAGATAAAACCTTAGTAAGATGGGTAGTAGATGCAGGTATGGATTTAATTGATGATACTGGAATACTGGGAAATGAATCGCAAACTGACAATGATACACAATTAAATAAAGTAACATTCAAAGCTATAAAACCAGGCAAAATAACAATAAGTGCATATAATATTGCTAATGGCGCTAAAGCTACTTATACAGTTCAAGTAGGACAAGCTAAACTTACAGCAGTTAGGTTAACTTCAGAAAATCCAGTTACTAAGTTTAATAATGAAGATATTAAATATAATAAAATAGCTCGAAATGATGGTGTTTTATTAACACCAAATATGATTAAATTCAATGTAACCGCTAAAACTGTGAATACAGTTGCAAGTGATATAACAGTTACAGCCACACTGAGAGGTGGTACTAGTGCTGATAAAAGTGATATAGTAATCAGTGCTAAAACAGCAAAAGTCGGAAGATATGAAGTTACTCCATATGTAGGGACGGCCTTTGATGCAGAAGCAACTATAAAATCTGAAAAATTTGAGGTAGTAACTACATTAAATCCAGTTGCAACAAAGATTAATGCAATAACATTATCAAAACTTAAAGTTGATATAAAACAAACATCAAATTTAGTGATAAGAAATACTCATAATGAAGTTATAGACGTAACTTCTAATAATGTTAACGTTTCAGTTTTAAAAAATGGGGTAGTATCTAACAAAGTAATAGTCGAAAAATTAGATAAAGATGGCAAGATAGCAACTACAGAGGCAGTTAAATCATTAAGGTTTGCGGCTATAGAGGCTGGAGACTATACAGTACGTGTAAATGTTAATGGAACAGCTGCAACTTATGATGTAGTAGTTTCTGCAGAAGTTACATCACTTCAATCAATAGAACTTGGGGATAACATTGCAGACTATAGTATAGTAGCTAATGCGGTAGCCCCTGTTTACAGAGTAATAAGTGTAAAAGATAACAAAGGTGATAAAATAACTCCTGATACTAAAGATTGGACTATCTCAACTAAAAATGGTGCAAATGTTATTGCGAGTTTTGCAAGTATTGTTTATTATAAGCATAATGAAAAAGGACTTATTATAGATGCTACATCAGTGGATGCTGAAGGAATAGCTGTAAAATTCGCTCCAAATGCAGCATCAGTAAATAATTATGCTGTAGACACAACATTAGCGGTAATCGTTGGAAGTAAGGCAATAGACGGAGCGGGGGTCATTAAAGATACATTAAATGTAACTGTAAAAGCTAAGAGTACAGTAAAAACTATAACATTAGCAGACACCACCATTGCAATAATTCCTGGAGCTACTGTTAAAAAAGAAATAGTCATACTTGATCAATATGCAAGAGCTATAACTGATCCTGCAATGGTAACAGCTACAACCGCAGATGGAACAAAAGTTAGCGCAGTAGTTTCTTATGATGTATTAGCTAAGAAGATGTATGTAACATACACTGGTAAAAAAACAGGAACTGATACAATAGTAGTAAAATCAATGGCTGATGATGCTATAAAATTAACTGTAAATGTAACTATTGGGGATAACACAAATATAAACTCAATAGCATTTGATGCGAATAATTACAAAGTATACAATTCAACTGATGATACTAAGGATCAAACAGTATTATTAACTTATAAAGTAAATGGTGGAGCAATAGACGTTCCTGCAAGTGCAATTAGTGTAATTGCTGATTCAAGTTTAGTTACTGTAACTAAAGCTGGTTCAACAATAAGCGTTAAAGCTAAAGCAAATGATGCTACAACAGGTATTGGGGATAAAGATTCACTTATAACAATAAGCATTCTTACAGCTAATGGAAAAACATCTTCAATATATTTAACATTCTCTGATGATGCATTAATAGTTGATAAATCAACAGTTGTAATCAAAGACACTGTGGATGAAAGAAAAGATGTAGCAGGAGTACAGTTATTAATTGGTAAAGATGAAGATGGAAATGCTAATCTCGAGACAACAGGACAGATTGTTTTATTAGGTAAAGATCAGTACGGAATTGAAAAAGAAGTACAAGCTGAGACAACTTGGGCCTCTACTAATGATGAAGTAGCTACAGTAAATGCAACTGGTATCGTTACAGCAGTAAAACCTGGTAAAACAACTGTAACAGGTTTCTATAAGGGAAACTTATATACTATAGAAGTTGAAGTAGCAGAAGGTATATAA
- the dprA gene encoding DNA-processing protein DprA produces the protein MEVYWLWLSLIKGIGPVTAKKLLQHYKNPYCIYNATKDELENINVLNINQLEELITSKSLENAQNIIKECKAREIKVLTCSDELYKEKAKLCSKSPIVLFYRGTIIKENLSVGIVGARRCTEYGKKVAAETGEYLAQNNVTVISGMAKGIDSYAHTGCLKSGGYTLAFLGSGVDICYPCEHSVLMNRIIENGAVISGFLPSTKPIQSNFIMRNYLLSAWCEKLLVVEASERSGALTTAKFAKENKTEIYAAPNNIYAEEGKGTNKLIEEGAKIYLTPNQLVDKKNCLNISTCQDVDSYNLSILQNQILSLLRNKPKNLEEILFLIKGKREVIIETLSIMEVEGMTQWTPQGITSNINRW, from the coding sequence ATGGAAGTATATTGGCTATGGCTAAGCTTAATAAAGGGAATAGGACCTGTTACAGCTAAAAAACTTTTACAACATTACAAAAACCCCTATTGTATTTACAATGCAACTAAAGATGAATTAGAAAATATTAATGTATTAAATATAAATCAACTTGAAGAATTAATTACTTCAAAATCCTTGGAAAATGCACAGAATATAATTAAAGAATGTAAAGCAAGAGAAATAAAAGTACTTACTTGTAGTGATGAATTGTATAAAGAAAAAGCGAAACTATGCTCGAAATCACCAATTGTGTTATTTTACAGGGGTACTATTATAAAAGAAAATTTAAGTGTTGGAATTGTAGGAGCAAGAAGATGTACAGAGTATGGTAAAAAGGTCGCAGCAGAAACAGGCGAATATTTAGCTCAAAATAATGTAACTGTAATAAGTGGAATGGCAAAGGGAATTGATAGCTACGCTCACACAGGTTGCCTAAAAAGTGGTGGGTACACTCTTGCTTTTTTAGGAAGTGGTGTGGATATATGTTATCCTTGCGAACATTCAGTCTTAATGAATAGGATAATAGAAAATGGAGCTGTGATTTCTGGGTTTTTACCATCTACAAAGCCAATTCAAAGCAATTTTATAATGAGAAACTACCTATTAAGTGCATGGTGTGAAAAGCTGCTGGTTGTTGAAGCAAGTGAAAGAAGTGGAGCATTAACAACTGCTAAATTCGCCAAAGAAAATAAAACTGAGATTTATGCAGCACCAAATAATATTTATGCTGAAGAAGGTAAAGGAACTAACAAGTTAATTGAAGAAGGAGCTAAAATATATTTAACACCGAATCAATTAGTAGATAAGAAAAATTGTTTGAATATAAGTACTTGCCAAGATGTGGATTCTTATAATTTATCAATATTGCAAAATCAAATATTGAGTTTACTAAGAAATAAGCCTAAGAACTTAGAAGAAATTTTATTTTTAATAAAAGGAAAAAGGGAGGTTATAATAGAAACACTATCTATTATGGAAGTTGAAGGTATGACTCAATGGACTCCACAAGGCATCACTAGCAATATTAACAGGTGGTGA